The Thermoclostridium stercorarium subsp. stercorarium DSM 8532 genome contains a region encoding:
- a CDS encoding anti-sigma factor family protein, which yields MNRCEYCKENLSAYLDGEMPENERNNLEEHHRECASCSRELEILRAIVTACGELEEELPDGFDSSLRVRLEEARKEILAERDKKVKVKLFSQIAAGFLIVITLGVAVRFGFFSDKSMPEQNTESEIAPMAAGPTSVEFLVPESSEDTSVSVGVNSAEKTGSDSAKKQDFAYNKSMKVQNDAAEGDQEPKDGKVALQFNESVVKPKTEEYDYDTEIVIVVDDIDKAIKSIMEIDEKIGMSRENNSAYLMDSINACRGNRPNGYVELKLVYSSEEAQRSFVEEMKSTFSDIQVESAPPDSKAKDETECIKIIIEKKK from the coding sequence ATGAACAGGTGTGAATATTGCAAGGAAAATCTGTCGGCCTATCTCGACGGCGAAATGCCGGAGAACGAAAGGAATAACCTGGAAGAACATCACAGGGAATGCGCATCATGTTCCCGTGAGCTGGAGATATTAAGGGCGATTGTGACTGCATGTGGTGAACTGGAAGAAGAATTACCCGACGGATTTGATTCCTCCCTGCGTGTACGGCTTGAAGAAGCACGTAAGGAAATACTGGCTGAAAGAGATAAAAAAGTGAAAGTAAAACTGTTTTCTCAGATTGCGGCCGGTTTTCTTATAGTAATTACCCTTGGGGTCGCGGTGCGTTTTGGGTTTTTCAGCGACAAGTCGATGCCGGAGCAAAATACGGAGTCCGAAATAGCACCTATGGCTGCGGGGCCTACGAGTGTAGAGTTTTTGGTTCCCGAAAGTTCTGAAGATACGTCGGTTAGCGTCGGCGTAAACAGTGCCGAAAAAACGGGAAGCGACAGTGCAAAAAAGCAAGATTTCGCTTATAACAAAAGCATGAAAGTGCAGAACGATGCTGCTGAAGGGGATCAGGAGCCGAAAGACGGTAAAGTCGCCCTGCAGTTTAACGAAAGTGTAGTAAAACCTAAAACCGAGGAATACGATTATGATACCGAGATTGTCATAGTTGTGGATGATATAGACAAGGCAATAAAATCAATAATGGAAATAGATGAGAAAATTGGCATGTCCCGTGAAAATAATTCGGCTTATCTGATGGATTCAATCAACGCATGCAGGGGAAACAGACCGAACGGCTATGTTGAGCTGAAACTGGTTTACAGCAGTGAAGAAGCGCAGAGAAGTTTTGTGGAAGAGATGAAGTCGACCTTCTCCGACATTCAGGTGGAATCAGCCCCTCCCGACAGTAAAGCGAAAGACGAAACCGAATGTATAAAAATCATAATAGAAAAGAAAAAGTAG
- the fba gene encoding class II fructose-1,6-bisphosphate aldolase, with translation MPLVTTKEMFKKAYEGGYAIGAFNVNNMEIIQGITEAAKEVNAPLILQVSAGARKYAKHTYLVKLVEAAIEETGLPIALHLDHGDSFELCKSCIDGGFTSVMIDASHLPFEENIRITKQVVDYAHSKGVVVEAELGRLSGVEDDVKVAEHEAIYTDPNEVEEFVERTGVDSLAIAIGTSHGAYKFKGEPKLRFDILEEIQRRLPGFPIVLHGASSVIPEYVEMINKYGGQMPGAKGVPEDMLRKAASMAVCKINIDSDLRLAMTATIRKFFAENPGEFDPRKYLGPAREEIKKLVKHKLINVLGCAGKASEIL, from the coding sequence TTGCCGTTAGTTACAACAAAGGAAATGTTTAAAAAAGCTTATGAAGGCGGTTACGCCATCGGCGCCTTCAACGTGAACAATATGGAAATCATCCAGGGTATTACAGAAGCCGCCAAAGAAGTTAACGCGCCTTTGATTCTGCAGGTGTCCGCCGGAGCACGCAAGTATGCAAAGCATACCTATCTTGTGAAGCTGGTCGAAGCCGCAATTGAAGAAACAGGTCTTCCGATAGCCCTGCACCTCGACCATGGCGATTCTTTCGAGCTGTGCAAATCATGTATTGACGGCGGGTTTACATCGGTGATGATAGACGCTTCGCACCTGCCTTTTGAAGAAAACATAAGAATAACCAAGCAGGTTGTCGACTATGCCCATTCAAAAGGCGTGGTTGTGGAAGCAGAGCTGGGGCGTCTGTCAGGTGTTGAGGACGATGTTAAGGTAGCCGAGCATGAGGCGATTTATACCGATCCCAATGAAGTTGAGGAATTTGTGGAACGTACAGGCGTAGACTCCCTCGCCATTGCCATAGGGACCAGCCATGGCGCCTACAAGTTCAAAGGCGAGCCGAAACTCCGTTTTGACATTCTGGAAGAAATTCAGAGAAGACTGCCCGGATTCCCGATAGTTCTGCACGGCGCATCCTCCGTTATACCTGAATATGTGGAAATGATTAATAAATACGGCGGACAGATGCCCGGCGCAAAAGGAGTTCCTGAAGACATGCTTAGAAAAGCGGCTTCAATGGCTGTTTGCAAAATTAACATCGATTCCGACCTCCGTCTTGCAATGACAGCTACAATTCGCAAGTTCTTTGCTGAAAATCCCGGCGAATTTGACCCGAGAAAATATCTCGGTCCGGCCAGGGAAGAAATCAAGAAACTTGTCAAACATAAGCTGATTAACGTTCTCGGTTGCGCAGGAAAGGCATCTGAGATATTATAA
- the coaE gene encoding dephospho-CoA kinase (Dephospho-CoA kinase (CoaE) performs the final step in coenzyme A biosynthesis.): MLTIGLTGGIGSGKSTVARILQKYGAEIIFADDVAKQITEPGMPAYDKIIEHFGADIVGEDKKINRKKLADIVFSNKDELLRLNEITHSIVAEVIIKLVDEYRDSGRELVVVEAIVPIEHGFLDVVDTVWVVLAEESVRIDRVMKRSGLTYEEAKKRIQSQMPDEMYISIADKIIYNDGTLKELEEKVWGLLSDEKNSP, encoded by the coding sequence ATGCTTACGATAGGTCTTACCGGAGGAATTGGCTCAGGCAAAAGCACTGTTGCCCGGATACTTCAGAAATACGGTGCCGAAATTATTTTTGCCGATGATGTGGCAAAGCAGATAACAGAACCTGGTATGCCGGCATATGACAAAATTATAGAACATTTTGGCGCCGATATAGTCGGAGAGGATAAAAAAATCAACAGAAAAAAGCTTGCAGATATTGTTTTTTCAAATAAGGATGAACTGCTGCGCCTTAATGAGATAACCCATTCCATTGTGGCCGAAGTAATCATAAAGCTTGTTGATGAATACAGAGATTCAGGCAGAGAGCTTGTTGTAGTTGAAGCCATTGTTCCTATCGAACACGGATTCCTTGACGTCGTGGACACCGTCTGGGTGGTTTTGGCGGAAGAATCGGTGAGAATTGACAGGGTAATGAAAAGAAGCGGCTTAACGTATGAAGAAGCCAAAAAGAGAATTCAGTCCCAGATGCCGGACGAAATGTATATATCCATAGCCGATAAAATAATATATAATGATGGTACGTTAAAAGAACTGGAGGAAAAGGTTTGGGGTTTGCTGTCAGATGAAAAGAATAGCCCGTAA
- a CDS encoding lytic transglycosylase domain-containing protein, whose protein sequence is MKRIARNRKRLSYICSILLFFILVFIHAPRILRSLFPTPHLEIIEKYARDNQIKITMVYAVMKAESGFKTRAVSPKGAIGLMQITESTGRWIASELGINEFSADQLADPELNIRFGCWYLAYLLKRFNGNSELALAAYNAGEGTVSRWLDSGNIGWENSKIKYLPYKETEKYLVRVNRIYFVYKTLYPELDSW, encoded by the coding sequence ATGAAAAGAATAGCCCGTAACAGAAAAAGGCTTTCATATATATGTTCAATACTTCTTTTTTTTATTTTGGTTTTTATACATGCCCCGAGGATTTTAAGGAGCTTGTTTCCCACTCCTCACCTGGAAATTATTGAAAAATATGCGAGGGACAATCAGATAAAAATAACCATGGTTTACGCGGTAATGAAGGCGGAAAGCGGCTTTAAAACCAGAGCGGTATCGCCCAAAGGTGCAATCGGGCTTATGCAGATCACCGAATCGACGGGCAGGTGGATAGCGTCCGAGCTGGGAATAAACGAGTTTTCCGCTGACCAACTGGCCGATCCTGAACTGAACATCAGGTTTGGATGCTGGTACCTGGCTTATTTGTTAAAGCGCTTTAACGGGAACAGTGAACTGGCGCTTGCGGCTTACAACGCAGGAGAGGGAACGGTGAGCAGGTGGCTTGATTCCGGCAATATCGGCTGGGAGAATTCAAAAATCAAATACCTGCCTTATAAGGAAACCGAAAAATATCTTGTCCGCGTGAACAGAATATATTTTGTATATAAAACCCTGTATCCCGAACTGGATTCGTGGTAG
- the polA gene encoding DNA polymerase I, which produces MNPKIILIDGNSILNRGFYALSGRSMLTTSTGLYTNAVFAFVNILNKYIEEENPDYIAVAFDLRAKTFRHGLYEGYKAQRKGMPDELAMQIPLAKEVLRAMNIAIIEHEGYEADDIIGSLSLKAEKENFDVIILTGDRDSFQLISDRVKVILPSTKAGKTETNVYDKQAIIDKYGVLPHQLIDVKGLMGDSSDNIPGVPGVGEKTALSLISAYGTLEGVYEHIDEIKQPKLKASLIEYKDQAFLSRKLGTIVRNLELCASLEDLKRKEINRKELLNVFRKLEFESIISKMNLASAEVTELPPAPEELKITHISAAEDLKKWIAYLLNQKNISVLQLIDREDSYSSRLSGLALCTGDEVFYIETGTALPENLIATELKELWQNENIHKIGHNIKEFITWLLKHDVELNGLYFDTMIAEYLIDSIRNGYPIASLSHKYLNRSVPSLDELLGKGKGAKKYSEIPPERLKDYSAYNVKAIFDIWPMQKKVLQENRQEELFNDIELPLITVLASMEYHGFKVDAAKLHEYGEVLLSRIKDLEKVIYMLAGEEFNINSTKQLGTILFEKLKLPVVKSTKTGYSTDVEVLEELYYKHDIIPCIIEYRQLTKLYTTYAEGLEKVINPVTGKIHSSFNQTVTATGRISSTEPNLQNIPVRHEMGREIRKAFIPSSENAVFVDADYSQIELRVLAHITGDEALINAFVKGEDIHTATASLVFDVAPEDVTPELRRKAKAVNFGIVYGISDYGLARDLGITRKEAKRYIDDYFAKYPKVKTYVDEIVRVGQEQGYVETLFHRRRYLPELASKNFHQRSFGKRVAMNTPIQGTAADIIKIAMVKVYKALKESGLKSRLILQVHDELVIETFEDELETVKELVKKCMEEAVELSVPLVVDVSIGKNWYEAS; this is translated from the coding sequence ATGAATCCAAAAATAATCCTTATAGACGGAAACAGTATTTTAAACCGCGGTTTTTATGCCCTGTCGGGGCGATCCATGCTGACTACGTCCACAGGTCTGTATACCAATGCGGTTTTCGCTTTTGTAAATATATTGAACAAATATATCGAAGAGGAAAACCCTGATTATATTGCCGTTGCTTTCGATCTTAGGGCAAAAACTTTCCGGCACGGTCTATATGAGGGATACAAAGCGCAGCGGAAAGGCATGCCCGATGAACTTGCAATGCAGATACCCCTCGCGAAGGAAGTACTGAGGGCGATGAATATTGCCATAATAGAGCATGAAGGTTATGAAGCCGACGATATAATCGGCAGCCTTTCGTTAAAGGCCGAAAAAGAGAATTTTGACGTAATAATCCTTACGGGGGACAGGGATTCTTTCCAGCTGATCAGCGACAGGGTGAAAGTTATCCTGCCTTCGACGAAAGCCGGAAAAACAGAGACCAACGTATATGATAAACAGGCCATCATTGACAAATACGGAGTTTTACCCCATCAGCTTATTGACGTTAAAGGCTTAATGGGAGATTCGTCAGATAATATACCCGGCGTTCCGGGAGTGGGTGAGAAAACGGCGTTAAGCCTTATTTCAGCCTACGGTACACTGGAAGGTGTTTACGAGCATATTGATGAAATAAAACAGCCTAAGCTGAAAGCATCGCTGATTGAATATAAGGATCAGGCGTTTTTAAGCCGTAAGCTGGGTACTATTGTAAGAAATCTGGAGCTGTGTGCTTCGCTGGAGGATCTGAAAAGAAAAGAAATAAACCGCAAAGAGCTTTTGAATGTTTTCAGAAAACTCGAATTTGAAAGTATCATATCAAAAATGAATCTTGCTTCCGCTGAGGTGACAGAATTACCTCCCGCGCCGGAAGAGCTTAAAATAACCCATATTTCAGCGGCAGAGGATCTTAAGAAATGGATTGCTTACCTGCTTAACCAGAAAAACATTTCCGTCCTTCAACTGATTGACCGGGAGGATTCATACAGTTCCCGTCTTTCAGGGCTGGCTTTGTGCACCGGGGATGAGGTTTTTTATATCGAGACCGGGACTGCACTCCCCGAGAATTTGATTGCAACAGAGCTGAAAGAACTGTGGCAGAATGAAAATATTCACAAAATCGGACACAATATAAAAGAATTTATAACCTGGCTGCTGAAACACGATGTTGAACTGAACGGCCTTTATTTCGACACTATGATTGCCGAATACCTGATAGATTCCATAAGAAACGGCTATCCTATAGCAAGCCTTTCTCACAAATACCTGAATCGCAGCGTTCCGTCGCTGGACGAACTTTTGGGCAAGGGAAAGGGAGCAAAAAAGTACTCTGAAATTCCGCCCGAAAGGCTGAAAGATTACAGCGCTTATAACGTCAAAGCCATTTTTGACATATGGCCGATGCAGAAAAAAGTTCTTCAGGAAAACCGGCAGGAGGAGCTTTTTAATGACATAGAGCTTCCTCTTATAACCGTACTTGCCAGTATGGAATACCACGGTTTCAAAGTTGACGCCGCAAAACTTCACGAATACGGCGAAGTTCTTCTGTCACGCATAAAAGACCTGGAAAAGGTAATTTACATGCTGGCCGGTGAAGAATTCAACATCAATTCAACGAAGCAGCTTGGTACCATATTATTCGAAAAACTGAAGCTTCCCGTTGTAAAAAGTACAAAGACCGGATACTCCACCGACGTCGAGGTTCTTGAAGAGCTTTATTACAAGCATGATATAATACCATGCATAATAGAATACCGCCAGCTTACAAAACTTTACACCACCTACGCCGAAGGTCTTGAAAAAGTGATAAATCCTGTAACCGGTAAAATTCATTCAAGTTTTAACCAGACGGTTACGGCTACAGGCCGCATCAGCAGTACCGAACCAAATTTACAGAATATCCCAGTCAGACACGAAATGGGAAGGGAAATACGGAAAGCTTTTATTCCGTCGTCGGAAAACGCTGTTTTTGTTGATGCCGATTATTCACAGATAGAGCTTCGCGTGCTTGCCCATATAACAGGCGATGAAGCCCTGATAAATGCTTTCGTTAAGGGGGAAGATATTCATACGGCCACGGCGTCGCTGGTATTTGACGTAGCTCCCGAAGATGTGACGCCGGAACTGCGCAGAAAGGCAAAAGCCGTAAATTTCGGCATAGTGTACGGGATCAGTGATTACGGGCTGGCACGGGATTTGGGAATTACCCGGAAGGAAGCAAAGCGGTATATAGACGACTATTTTGCCAAATACCCCAAAGTAAAAACCTATGTGGATGAAATTGTGCGGGTCGGCCAGGAACAGGGGTATGTGGAAACTCTGTTCCACAGAAGAAGATACCTTCCCGAGCTTGCATCTAAAAATTTTCACCAGCGTTCTTTCGGAAAAAGGGTTGCAATGAATACGCCCATACAGGGCACTGCAGCCGATATTATTAAAATTGCGATGGTGAAGGTATACAAGGCTTTGAAAGAATCCGGCCTTAAATCCAGGCTTATCCTCCAGGTCCATGACGAACTTGTTATTGAGACTTTTGAAGACGAACTGGAGACTGTCAAGGAACTTGTCAAAAAGTGCATGGAAGAGGCCGTTGAATTGAGTGTGCCGCTTGTTGTCGACGTTTCAATCGGGAAAAACTGGTATGAAGCCTCCTGA